The following DNA comes from Halorhabdus tiamatea SARL4B.
TCCGATGGGTCGGGAGCATCCGGAGCCGAGCGACCCGGATGTAGTCTTCGCCAAGAACCCGAATACTGTTTCCACGCATCTGGAGCGTCCGCCCGCCAAACCCCACAAGAACGACGGATAGAATTGGAAGGAGAGCATGCTTAAGCAGACTGACGACGTACGGGAGATTGAAACCGGGCGTCTTATCGATGGCCACAGCGCCGTTAGCTGGAAGCCAACCTAACTTCGTGGTGAAAATCGCAATCAGAACGATCGCCATGATATAGTACGGGACTGAATTCGACACGATTGAAATAGTACTCGAAATAAAATCGAAACGTGTTCCCTGTTCGTAGGCGATTAGCGCCCCGAGCGTTACCGAGATGAGAAACGAGATGAAAAGCGCCGAGCCCATGATGAAAAGCGTCCACGGAATAGCTTCCGCGTAGATGTCTGCTACTGGTCGCCCGTAATAGACGGATTCCCCTAAATTCCCGTTGAGGATCTGTGCCATATAGTCGATATACTGTTGCCACACCGGTTTGTCCGGCTTTATGCTAATGTATGTCTGGACCATCGCATTGATCTGATCCTGGGTGGCTCCAGGATTGTTTTGCCGGACCTGTGCCCGAATGTAATCTACCGGCCCCCCTGGCATCAGTCGGGAGAGGCCGAAAGTTATCGTAATGACTGCGAAGAACGTGAATCCGGAACGTGAAATTCGTTTTATAAAATAGTTCATTTTTTATAGCCCTCTGTTGGATGACCTTGCGGATTTCCCCGCATGACCATCTGTCGATACTCGAACCACATAAATATTGTGGTTTATCATGAAAGCATTTTGAAAATATATTTTATTGATAATACGGGTCGGAAGCGGGATCACAGCGTTCTGGTGAGCCTCCGGAGATTGTTGAGGGCGAACAGGAGGACGATCTCAGGTAACTACCGGTACCAGAACCGTGAACGCAGGTCGGAGTCGTGCATTCGCTTGACCCTCGAATGGGAGGTTTCTGCGATCCATCGCTACGTAGTCTTTTGTCCGAATGCGAGCGTTATTGGCAGTTGCCTCTGCTGTTGAACCGTGGTAGTGAACAAGATAGTTGATGTCCAGTGCAGCGATCTCGTATTCGGTGTGCCAGTCTTGAAAAGCCGTTGTGGGCGGCCACGGCCTGCAGACCGCAGCATTCCGGCGGACAAACCTCGGCCTCCGTATTGTGGTCACATTCGATACAGCAGTGGACATCCAGCACCCCCAACGACTCTGTATCGGTCAGCGTTATCGCCTTGACCATTTTGACTAGCCACGACGCCGGCGGTAGTACTGCGAGGCTTTGTTGCATCGAACGTGCTGTCCATTGCGACGTGGCCAGTCTGGGGGTGTTGCTGCGCGGAGATGCGCAGCAACACCCGCCACACCCACATATTCAGCCGGTCGAGCGATTTGTAGAGCGTGGTGAAGTCAGGCAGATCGTCTCGACCCAAGCCGAGGACGTCACGAACTCCGGTATGTACTTCATCCGATTCGGCGTTTCTCGGTAGCTGTGGCCGTCTTCGAGGCGAAGATAGTCGTTACTTCCCGAACGAGTCGAGAGGGGCCTGTCTGAACGGCGCGAAACAGTCACTTTCTGTATGATTTGACTGTCAGTTTCGGCTGCTCCCGCGGTGTAGATCGAGACGGTTCCGATCCACCGCTCCAAACAGACGATGGCAACCAAATCTCGACGGTGTCTGCCGACAGCTGTCGCTCACCGCCAAACGGGCAGGCCGTGGGCTGACCCCGGTCAGCCCGCGGCCGCTGCCTGTGATGCCGGCACGCCAACCTCATTCGCTTTGATCTTCCACTGCCGGCGTAACTCCTCTTCCAGCTCGTGCCGAATCCAGTCACGGAACGTCTTGAACGTGAACTCTTCGGGCAGGTCGCGCCCGCCCCGTCGCGGGCGGGCGACGACCGCCCACCTGAGAACGAGCCACAGGTTCTCCAACAATGCTGCGACCAACATGATCGCAAACCGCACGACGGGATCACGCGTCGTCGTGATCCCGCGTGCTTGCCGGAGCAACCGATAGGTCGTTTCGATGCCTGAGCGTTTCCTGTAGAGGCGTTCGACCTGTTTGGCCGAGCGATCAGTCACGCCGCAGGCGACGTAGCCACGAACAACTTCGCCGTGCTTGCCTCGGTCACCGTTCTGATAGGAGACGGCGACCGCGAGCGGGAAGCGCAGTTCCCGCTCGC
Coding sequences within:
- a CDS encoding ABC transporter permease; the encoded protein is MPGGPVDYIRAQVRQNNPGATQDQINAMVQTYISIKPDKPVWQQYIDYMAQILNGNLGESVYYGRPVADIYAEAIPWTLFIMGSALFISFLISVTLGALIAYEQGTRFDFISSTISIVSNSVPYYIMAIVLIAIFTTKLGWLPANGAVAIDKTPGFNLPYVVSLLKHALLPILSVVLVGFGGRTLQMRGNSIRVLGEDYIRVARLRMLPTHRIALRYVAHNAILPIYTGFVIQIAGVLGGSVILETIFQYPGVGYYFFASIDIPDYPLMMAGFMIISLAIVIAVTVADLTYGLVDPRASAGGDASEAY